Part of the Nitrospirota bacterium genome is shown below.
CTTCGATCACAAATACCCCGCCGACCATGAGGAGCAGCAGCTCGTGTTTGCTGATCACCGCGACTGTCCCCAGCGCCGCCCCCAGCGGAAGCGACCCGACGTCTCCCATGAACACGGTCGCCGGATAGGAATTGAACCAGAGGAATCCCAGACTCGCCCCCAGGATGGAGGCGGTGAAGACCGCCAGTTCGCCCGCTCCCTCGATGTGTTGAATGAGCAGATAGTCAGACATCACGCGATGGCCGACGATATAGGCTACGATCGTATAGGCCAGGGCCGCGATCATGACCGGTCCGATCGCCAATCCATCGAGGCCGTCGGTCAGATTGACGGCGTTGGAGCTCCCGACAATGACCAGGACGGCAAAGGCGATATAAAACCAGCCGAGATCCGGAACGAAATTCTTGAAGAAGGGAATGCTGAGCTTGGTCGTATAGCCAGGCAGGAAATAGAGAGCGACCGCGATCGCCAAGGCCAGCACGATTTGCGCCGTAAATTTCTGCCCCGCGGTGAGCCCCTTCGACTGCGCCTTGACGAACTTGAGATAGTCGTCCACAAATCCGATCGCCCCGAACCCCACCGTGGCGGCGAGCACCAGCCAGACATAGGCCCGCGAGATATCGGCCCAGAGAAGCGTCGAGATGACCACCGCAAAAATGATGAGCACACCTCCCATGGTGGGCGTGCCGCTCTTGGCCAGATGGCTCTTGGGACCGTCATCGCGGATCTGCTGGCCCAGCTTAATTTCCTGCAACTTCCGGATCACCCAGGGCGCCAGGACGAAGGCAATCAAAAATGCCGTCACGGCCGCATAGATGATGCGGAAGCTCAAATACCGAAAGACGTTCAGGAACGAATATTCGGTATGAAACGGATAGAGCCAGTTATAAAACATGCCGTCTATACCTCAACCAAAATGAACCACACCGATGCCTTACGATGCCTGCTTGATGACCGCCCTCATCCCCGTCAGAACCTGGACCACCTGCTCCATCTTCATGCCGCGAGAAGCCTTCACCAGCACCACGTCACCCTGCCGCACCATCTTCTTGAGCCGATCGGCCGCGGCCACCGCATCCGCCGCTTCCTCGATCTGCGCATCGGCCATCCCGCCGCGCCTGGCTCCCTCTGCGATGTCCCGACCCAATGTTCCACAGGCGATCAGCCGCGACAGACCCTGCGTGGCCAGGAACTGCCCGACCTCCCGGTGCATCGGGCGGCTCTCAGGGCCGAGCTCCAGCATATCTCCCAGGACGGCAATCCGTTCGCGCGCCGGGCTCCACTGCGCCAACAGCTGAAGCGCCGCTTTCATCGACGCCGGGTTGGCGTTGTAGCAATCGTTGATGATATGGACGCCATGATGGGTCACCACCTGCGACCGCATCGCGGCGGGGCGGAATCGGCCCAGCCCCTGAACAATCATCGAACCGGACAGGTTCAACGCCGCACCGACTGCCGCAGCGGCAAGCGCATTGGTCACGTTGTGGGCTCCATGCACCTTGATTCGCACGGCGATGGGACGGCTCTTTCCGGGAAGGTGCAGGCGGAAGGTCGTGCCCTGGCGGGCGTCGGACGTGACCTCGCTCGCGCGGACATCGGCCATCTCTGAAAATCCGAACGACATGACGCGGCATTGCGCGCGCGAGGCGAGATAGTCGAAGTAGGGATCGTCGGCGTTCAAGATCGCCGTGCCATCGGCCGGAAGCATGTCCAACAGTTCCGCCTTGGCCTGCGCCGAGCCTTCCATGCTCCCGAAGAACTCCAGATGATCGGGGCCGATATTGGTGATCAACCCGACCGTGGGCCGGACAATCTCACAGAGCCTGGTCGTCTGCCCCTGATGATCCACTCCCATCTCGATGACCGCCGCTTGATGGCGAGCTGTGAGCCGGAACAGGGTATGGGGCACGCCGATCCGATTATTGAAATTCCCCTCGGTCTTCAACGTGCGCCACCGCTGCGCCAACACCGCCGCCACCATATCTTTCGTCGTCGTCTTGCCGTTGCTGCCGGTCACCGCCACCACGGGGATCGAGAATCGGCTGCGATGATGGGTCGCCAACTGCTGATAGGCGAACAGGGGATCCTGCACGCCGAACAGAAAGGGGGCCGACCGTCCCTCAAAAAGCCGCGCCGACGCGGAGCCGGACGGCAGGCGGTATTCATCGTGCACGATCGCGCCAGCCGCGCCTTTCGCGAGCACGGCCGGCACGAACTCATGGCCATCGAACTGCTCGCCTCGCAACGCGACAAAAAGATCCCCGCGGCGAATCGATCGCGAATCCGTGCTGACCTGTCTGATCCGGCGCTTCCCCGATACCGAATCCCGGCCAGCGAGGATCTTCACGCTGATGACTTCCCGCAATTCTTCAACCGTAAAGAGTCCCATCGATTCCTCGCCCTGTCCGACCTTGGCTATGCCCTGAATCGTCACGCGCAACCCTGCAGCTGCTGGATCGCTTCGCGCGCGACCTCCCGGTCGTCAAAATGAAATTTCTTCGTCCCGATGATTTGATAGTCTTCATGCCCCTTGCCGGCAATGAGCACCATGTCGCCGCGGTGCGCCTCGCGGATCGCCGCGCCGATCGCCTCACGCCGGTCCGGCACCAGGCGATACTGCACATGGCTCCGGTGCGCCAGCGCCTCGCGCACGCCGACCTCGACTTCACGAAGGATCGCCATCGGGTCCTCGGTGCGCGGATTGTCGGAGGTCAGCACCACCACATCACTGTACTCCACGGCGGCGCGGCCCATCTTAGGCCGCTTCCCTCGATCCCGATCACCGCCGCAGCCGAACACCGTAATGATCCGATCGGTCTTTAAGACCTGGGCGGCCGTGAGCAGCCGGACGAGGGCATCTTCCGTATGGGCATAATCGACGACCACGGTAAAGTCCTGCCCCGACGAGACCCGTTCGAACCGGCCTGGGACATTCGTAATATGGGCAGCCGCTTCGCAGATCTGATCCGCCGTTGCCCCATCATGCAGCGCCACTCCGATCGCCCCCAGCAAGTTGTAGACGTTATGTTCCCCCACCAGCCGGCTCTCGACCGTGAACGAACCGGCAGGAGTCGCAGCGGTAAAGGTCGTCCCCGACAGAGAGAGACGCACAGCTTCCGCCTTGAGCTCAGCCTTGTTCTGCAGGGCATAACCCCAGACCGGCACAGGACAGGCGGCCCGGATCGCAGTCCCTCTCGGATCATCCATATTGACGATGGCGCGTTTCCCCGTCTTCTGCCCCCCGGCCAATCCGGTAAATAATTTCAGCTTCTCTGCAAAGTACTCATCCATCGTGTGATGAAAATCGAGGTGATCCTGCGTGAGGTTCGTAAAGACCGCCACGTCATACTCGCAGCCGGACGTCCGGTCTAACGCGAGGGCATGGGACGACACTTCCATCACGGTGGCATCGAGTCCATGTTCAACCATCTTCGCCAACAATTGCTGAAGATCGAGCGCGCCGGGCGTCGTGTGCGAGGCGGGAAAGGTCTCCTGCCCGATCTGATACCCCACCGTGCCGATCAACCCCACCTTCCGACCGATTCCTTCCAGCAACGATTTACAGAGGCACGTGGTCGTAGTCTTTCCGTTCGTGCCGGTCACGCCGATCATCTTGAGACGGGAAGAAGGATCTCCATGGAACCGGCTTCCGAGCAGCCCGAGCGCCTTGCGCGAATCAGCCACCAGCACGAGGGGCAACGGCCCTGAAGCCACAGGAACCTGCGCAACAATCGCGCCGGCTCCGGCCTTGATGGCCTGCTCGATAAAATTGTGGCCGTCGACTCGCTCGCCCTTGACGGCCACGAAAAGACTCCCGGCCGTGACCGCCCGTGAATCGTCCGTAATCCCCTGCACCGGACGAGTCATCTCGCCGCGCTGCTCCAGAATCGCGACCTGCCCACGGAGCGCCGTGAGCAATTGCGTAAGGGTGAGAGGATCGCGCGTCATAGCTATTAGTAGTCCCTCGTCGCTAATGCGATTTTCACTGTGTCCTCCCTGGACACTCCGAGATAGTTCAACACCTGCTCCCCGACCCGCCGAAAGACTGGCGCCGCCACGGTCCCGCCCCAGGCTTCGCCTTGCGGCTCATCGATGACCACGATCATGGCCAAGCGGGGCGATTCAGCCGGCACATAGCCGACGAACGACCCGACAAACAGAGTGGAGGAATAGCCGCCGGTTCGCGGATCGATCTTTTGCGCCGTCCCCGTTTTGCCCGCCACACGGAACCCGGGAATCGCCGCCTTCGTGCCCGTACCGTTCGTCACAACCCCTTCCAACATCGTCGTCACCGTCTTGGCCGTCTCCTCCGACACAACACGCCGCTTGGCGTGCGGCAGCACTTCCTTCAGGAGGAGCCCCTTCTGATCACGCACTTCGGACACCACATAGGGCTTCATCATCACGCCCCCGTTGGCGAGGGTCGCCACAGCCGACACCATCTGGAGAGGCGTCACCCCGATCTCCTGTCCCATCGAAATCGACGCCAGCGTGCGGCGGCCCCAGTCCTTGGGCGCCTTCAAGAGCCCGTTGACTTCGCCCGGCAGATCGATCTCCGTCCGTTGACCGAATCCGAACGCCTGGAGATAGCGGTAGAGCCGCTGGTCGCCGAGCGCCATCCCGGTTTTCGCGGCGCCGATGTTGCTGGACTTTTGAATCATCTCGGAAAACGTCATCCAGCCGAGCTTTTCATGG
Proteins encoded:
- a CDS encoding UDP-N-acetylmuramoyl-tripeptide--D-alanyl-D-alanine ligase, which produces MTIQGIAKVGQGEESMGLFTVEELREVISVKILAGRDSVSGKRRIRQVSTDSRSIRRGDLFVALRGEQFDGHEFVPAVLAKGAAGAIVHDEYRLPSGSASARLFEGRSAPFLFGVQDPLFAYQQLATHHRSRFSIPVVAVTGSNGKTTTKDMVAAVLAQRWRTLKTEGNFNNRIGVPHTLFRLTARHQAAVIEMGVDHQGQTTRLCEIVRPTVGLITNIGPDHLEFFGSMEGSAQAKAELLDMLPADGTAILNADDPYFDYLASRAQCRVMSFGFSEMADVRASEVTSDARQGTTFRLHLPGKSRPIAVRIKVHGAHNVTNALAAAAVGAALNLSGSMIVQGLGRFRPAAMRSQVVTHHGVHIINDCYNANPASMKAALQLLAQWSPARERIAVLGDMLELGPESRPMHREVGQFLATQGLSRLIACGTLGRDIAEGARRGGMADAQIEEAADAVAAADRLKKMVRQGDVVLVKASRGMKMEQVVQVLTGMRAVIKQAS
- the mraY gene encoding phospho-N-acetylmuramoyl-pentapeptide-transferase is translated as MFYNWLYPFHTEYSFLNVFRYLSFRIIYAAVTAFLIAFVLAPWVIRKLQEIKLGQQIRDDGPKSHLAKSGTPTMGGVLIIFAVVISTLLWADISRAYVWLVLAATVGFGAIGFVDDYLKFVKAQSKGLTAGQKFTAQIVLALAIAVALYFLPGYTTKLSIPFFKNFVPDLGWFYIAFAVLVIVGSSNAVNLTDGLDGLAIGPVMIAALAYTIVAYIVGHRVMSDYLLIQHIEGAGELAVFTASILGASLGFLWFNSYPATVFMGDVGSLPLGAALGTVAVISKHELLLLMVGGVFVIEAVSVIFQVVSFKSRGKRIFLMAPIHHHFEMKGWEEPKVVVRLWIIAILLALLSLSTLKLR
- a CDS encoding UDP-N-acetylmuramoyl-L-alanyl-D-glutamate--2,6-diaminopimelate ligase, whose product is MTRDPLTLTQLLTALRGQVAILEQRGEMTRPVQGITDDSRAVTAGSLFVAVKGERVDGHNFIEQAIKAGAGAIVAQVPVASGPLPLVLVADSRKALGLLGSRFHGDPSSRLKMIGVTGTNGKTTTTCLCKSLLEGIGRKVGLIGTVGYQIGQETFPASHTTPGALDLQQLLAKMVEHGLDATVMEVSSHALALDRTSGCEYDVAVFTNLTQDHLDFHHTMDEYFAEKLKLFTGLAGGQKTGKRAIVNMDDPRGTAIRAACPVPVWGYALQNKAELKAEAVRLSLSGTTFTAATPAGSFTVESRLVGEHNVYNLLGAIGVALHDGATADQICEAAAHITNVPGRFERVSSGQDFTVVVDYAHTEDALVRLLTAAQVLKTDRIITVFGCGGDRDRGKRPKMGRAAVEYSDVVVLTSDNPRTEDPMAILREVEVGVREALAHRSHVQYRLVPDRREAIGAAIREAHRGDMVLIAGKGHEDYQIIGTKKFHFDDREVAREAIQQLQGCA